aattatttttaatatttacggGTATTCACGGGTTTTAAAATATCCACGGATATTTTTTAAACGGATACCCGTGCGGGTAGCGGGGTAGATAAcatgtgaatttttttgtcGTGGGTCGGGTTAcgggtaggcactatccgtacccgacccgacccgttaCCATCCCTAGTCAGGACCATTTCTTGTCAAACATGTTGAACCCTATGGAGCTATTGAGTTAGAGGATCCTGAATAAAAAAGTTTGGTTGTAAATGAGCAAAGGTTGAAAGCCCTATTTTGGTGGTGAGGTTGATAGGCTTGCAACAATCATCCAATTGGACGATCCCTAATGATACAATCGTTAGGCTCCTGACGTTAAACAAGTGCTTCTTGGGAGGCAACccaatgtttaattatgtttttgcattttaattttatcttgtgTTTGTTAAATGTGTTTGTGTATATAATTCTATGTTTATATGTCAAAAGGTGAGTTTTTAACATTCAAGTGTCTCAATAGAGAAAACCATGCATACTTGGGTGTTTGCAAGCAAAGTTGATGTGTTAAGCATGAGGATAAGTTTTGGTGCGAATTGATCAGTGAAGTTAAAAATTGCCTTATTTAGGtcaaattgtgaaatttgagtTTGAGAGCTTGATTTTGAGTTTGATGATGTGAAACTTTTTGAAATGATAGAGAATGAATCGGAAAATAATTTGTTGAGTGTTTATTGGTTAATTGGACTAAACTCATCATGAATTTATTGAGCAAAAGttgaaaacaattttgaaaagtggcaaaattttttgtttctctAAAACTACAATTCTCGCCTAAGTTAAGCctttctcgcttgggcgagatatACAAATAACAGAACTAGAAGTTTTTCTGATAATCTAACTTAAGTGAGAATGGGCTTGCCTAAGCGAGTTTTGAactaaaaatttgattattctCTATAATTTTCACTTAAGCTAAAACAACCTTGCGTGGGAGAGAATGGTATGTAACAAATTGTTTGACCACTAGAGCTTTTAGCTTGGGTAACAGCAAGCCCGCCtagatgaaattttttaaacctTTGGTCACATTAATCTCGCTTAACCAGGACCCGTGTTGCTTAAGCGAGAACACGCGACCCTAAATTAAGTGGCAATAGGGGGAGAACTGATTCAAAATTACTTTCTCCCTCAAACAGTCACACATAATGGGCACGTCTTACTTCACTCAATTCTCTCGAATTTAACTCACTAAACCTTTCCTCCCTTTGTTAATTTCTCTTCAAGGTAAGTTCTTCTTCGTTTCTCTTCATTTTCACTAAGCAATTTCATGGTTTTATGCTCTATCATACCCTAGGGTAGTTCCCATGcaagttgttttttttagcaTTATGGGTTTAAGTGTGAATTGTTGGTAGAACATAATAATGTGGGATATCTATGCATGAATTAATtcaagaaaatttttattttggaattgCACCTATACTGTTTAATGAAATGCCTTACTTAGTTTGTTCTTGGTTGGTTAGTTGAACttgtatatataataacatgGACTTCTGGAAAATTTTACTTGCACTATCACTATACCTTTTTTCACTTTAAGCAACAAGTCAAAAGTGTTGGCTGaagttaaaaatgttttatatataaatattgcatgttcctatatacaattatatacaGGTTCGAGAAAGATACAGATTGTTAAAGCAATAACatacaattatataaagattcaagaaaagtataaaatttatatatctaaCCTGGATCTCCCATATCAATAAAAAAGGGACATACAAGGCCATTTCTTATGCCTTTAGCCCTGGGTCTTAAGAGGTTAGAGGCATACGAAAGTATCTTGCGAATGGCAGTAGAAAATCTAAGGAGGTGGAGTTTTGCGAGAAGCGAGAGAAGGAAAGTAAGGAGAGGAACAAATCTAAGTGTAGAATGGGAGAAATGCAGACTCTAGTATGGGATTACAATGACAAACGAAGACAAAGTAGTAAATGAAAAAGGCAATGGTGGAATCCTGAGAGAAAGCAACTATCTAAACTTAACCTCCCTTCAATTCCAACTCGCGTGAATCCTCCTTTGCTAACATAGattttgagaaaataaattataaaatcaaatttacacCGCAACATAGATACCATATCAAATTGTAAAGATTGTTGTCAAATTTTGgttgttataatatattttttcattttaaatgatAAGTTTGCtgcatatttaaatttttgtacgaataaaattacaaaataaatacttttttaataagttCTGTATTAAGttcctaaaaaatattaaataaagatccacaagaaatatatttaacatgtccttactaatttaaatttgtaaagaaATTTGCAACAAGTAGAAAAATTTGACGTGAAATTTCTGGAGatcaaaatttgtaagaaagaatcatataataaacaaaaaattagtaaatttcGAACGAAAttctcattaatttttttttcgcaGCAAATTTTGcaactaaataataaatttctagTAATGtctgatattaaaaataaattatttgaaaaaataaaaataaaaatggagagTATAATCACCGAATCTAAATGattaataacatcaaattaaataacttaaattgtGAATGTTAACaaacaaagtttaaattttttgtttcaaaggaataaaaatttattataaaactacAAATAATACGATGGACAAGTATTATTTTATGCAGGgataaatattgatatatttttaaatataataaaaaatataattttttaaattttatttaaattcttaaatatttaaacatatatttattctGAAATTATTGTCacatgtttattaaaaaaaatattaatatatggttaatttagataataattatcaaataatagATTAAACATACTCAATCATCTTATAAGTTGTATCTCAAATAAAATACTacgttaatattatttattataatcaaCGAAGTATTTATATACATGGAACCAAAAATGCTCATACAACAAGTAATCTACGCTGTTTACACTGCACTAGACGTTTAACTGACCTATCAGAAGTGCGTCACTCCCAGTTACGAGATATTCCGCTTCTACCACGTTCTCACTCTTCCCCACACTCAACAACCACTACAAATATTTTCACATTCCTTCTGCCCAATGGAAACTCCTTCAGCTTTTGGATTCTCCAATGTCCACAGTTGCTTTACGCTTTCTTCATGTCCATCACGCTTTTCTTCTGCTGCTCAATCTCCTACCAGGTTTCGCTCACTGTCGTGTTCCCTCAACTCTCGAAGGTCCCTTTGATCCCGTCACCGTTCCCTTCGACCTCTCCTTGCGCGGCAACGCCGTCGACTTGCCGTCCTCCGATCCCCGCGTTCGCCGCCGCGTTCAGGGTTTCGAGCCCGAACAGATCTCTTTGTCTCTCTCCACCACCCATGACTCTGTTTGGGTCTCGTGGATTACAGGTATCTCGGGTTAGGCTATATATAGTAATATCACAAcgattttaaattatgaaaaatgaacAAGTTTAGGGACGAATTCAACCTGCAAGAGAGTCTAAAGCAGATCATTATTGCGAGTATAATTGATTTTAGGTGTGTAGTTTATGTTTTAATGTTTTCTCTATAAGAAGTTGGTAGTACGGTTgagtataaatttattttatccagTTCAAAGGCTATCTAAATCTGTTTAACCTCGATATCAGTTCTCAAGGTCGAATCAATTTTTGAGAAGAATTTAATATGTTGGTTTTCATCTAAGATCATGTTAGCTGGTAGTTTCGTGTGATTTTGAATCATGTAACGCGAATTCGAAACACATATTAAGTGAATTGAACTAAATTAAATTGGGTTTGGATATTTGTAATCCTAGGGTGGTGTAATTCATGATGGTTTGCTTTGATGGTGATATGATAATAACAGGGGAGTTTCAAATTGGTTTCGACATCAAGCCTTTAGACCCCAAGACTGTCTCAAGTGTTGTTCAATATGGAACTTCAAGATTTGATTTAGTGCATGAAGCTAGAGGTCAATCTCTCATCTACAACCAGCTCTATCCTTTCGATGGCCTTCAGAATTACACTTCTGGAATTATCCATCACGTTCGACTCAAAGGTGATATTTTTTCCCCATTTCTTTCCTAGAAAGAGTTCAATATTACGGACTGTCCATATCACTGTTTCTATTTCAGTGTTTAAGTTTTTGTCAAATTATAGTAATGTGTTGTCTATAACCCTGTGTATTATTTCATTCAAAGaacttttgtcatttttttgaACTAAAGTTGATATTGTATGCAAGTTTCGTGTACTGTTTCTTAAAACAACTACTATATGTTATTGtactttttattgtttatgtaggATTTACTCTTACTTAAATACAACTAATATATGTTATTGTACTTTTTACTGTATATGTAGGATTGGAACCAAGCACACTATACTATTATCAATGTGGAGATCCTTCACTACAAGCCATGAGTGATATATACTATTTCAGGACCATGCCAATTTCTGGTCCACATAGCTACCCGGGCAAAGTAGCTATAGTAGGAGATCTTGGTGTCACTTATAATACAACTACTACCATAGGTCACCTGACTAATAATGAACCTGATCTTCTTCTATTGATTGGTGATGTATCCTATGCAAATCTGTATCTCACAAATGGAACTGGCGCGGACTGTTATAAATGCACGTTTCCACAAAGTCCTATACATGAATCATACCAGCCTCGATGGGACTATTGGGGAAGGTATGTAGACAAATTGTATAACTTCAAGACAATAGTTTAAGGCTGAGAAAAATACACCGTGacgttatattttatattatatcttaTGCTACCATAACTGAATGATTCCAGGATTATGCAGAACCTAGTTTCTAAAGTTCCATTAATGGTGGTAGAAGGAAATCATGAAACAGAAATTCAGGCTGATAACAAGACATTTGTGGCGTACAGTTCTAGGTTTGCATTCCCCTCTGAAGAAAGTCGATCTTTATCCACATTATACTACTCTTTCAATGCTGGGGGCATTCATTTTATTATGCTCGGAGcttatattaattatgatagAAAAGGTATTTCCCCGTTCTACCCCTTTACACGGTTATGTCAATTTCTCTTAATTGGTTTATTGAGTTGCCACTTCTTAGTATTGATTCACTAGGCACACTTTTCAGTCCTTGTTCGAGAGACAGAGaacataaacaaaattacaaGGAAATGTTAACCAGTAAAGGAAATGAACCAAATACTTAAATACTTTACCTAAGCCATGCTATTCGATGTGGGACTTGAGTACCCATAATACCCAAGTTCCTATCAGTTAATTGTCAACACTGATGGGCCAATTACTTTTAAGCTAGCACCATCAGATGATACTGCAACTTAAAATGAAAAGACGCAACGAGCCAAGGAATGACCCTCGTGAAACTTCATTGTACATTACTTTTAAGCTCAGACCATCTGAGTAAACTCTACAa
This region of Vigna unguiculata cultivar IT97K-499-35 chromosome 5, ASM411807v1, whole genome shotgun sequence genomic DNA includes:
- the LOC114185900 gene encoding purple acid phosphatase 15-like; protein product: MSTVALRFLHVHHAFLLLLNLLPGFAHCRVPSTLEGPFDPVTVPFDLSLRGNAVDLPSSDPRVRRRVQGFEPEQISLSLSTTHDSVWVSWITGEFQIGFDIKPLDPKTVSSVVQYGTSRFDLVHEARGQSLIYNQLYPFDGLQNYTSGIIHHVRLKGLEPSTLYYYQCGDPSLQAMSDIYYFRTMPISGPHSYPGKVAIVGDLGVTYNTTTTIGHLTNNEPDLLLLIGDVSYANLYLTNGTGADCYKCTFPQSPIHESYQPRWDYWGRIMQNLVSKVPLMVVEGNHETEIQADNKTFVAYSSRFAFPSEESRSLSTLYYSFNAGGIHFIMLGAYINYDRKGEQYNWLERDLASVDRSITPWLIAIWHPPWYSTYEAHYREAECMRVEMEDLLYLYGVDIVFNGHVHAYERSNRVYNYSLDPCGPVHIAVGDGGNREKMAIKFADEPGHCPDPLSTPYPRHGRFCAANFTFGQESKFCWDHQPDYSAFREASFGYGILEVKNETWALWSWYRNQDSYKEVGDQIYIVRQPDICPVPQKVWGDFTASI